The Magnolia sinica isolate HGM2019 chromosome 9, MsV1, whole genome shotgun sequence genome contains a region encoding:
- the LOC131255967 gene encoding disease resistance protein Pik-1-like, with protein MKQKIVMKVPMNDPKSRSKAMKTAVGIQGVISATLVGGNKEELVVVGEGVDSVVLTTLLRKKMGFTELVSVAVVDEKKKEEETKPSSETAVLPTYWAYQYSMPQPLHYVYQDPYQDNCCIM; from the exons ATGAAG CAAAAGATTGTGATGAAAGTCCCGATGAACGATCCGAAGAGCCGGTCCAAGGCCATGAAAACCGCAGTCGGCATACAAG GTGTTATATCTGCTACGTTGGTGGGCGGCAATAAGGAAGAGCTGGTAGTGGTTGGTGAGGGAGTCGACTCAGTTGTGTTGACAACCCTGCTAAGAAAGAAGATGGGATTTACAGAGCTCGTTAGCGTTGCAGTGGTTgatgagaagaagaaagaggaggagacAAAGCCATCAAGCGAAACCGCGGTTCTGCCTACTTATTGGGCCTACCAATACAGCATGCCACAGCCACTGCATTATGTGTACCAAGACCCCTACCAGGATAACTGTTGCATCATGTGA